One Desulfobulbus propionicus DSM 2032 DNA segment encodes these proteins:
- a CDS encoding YkvA family protein, with protein sequence MQQWPMLARLWQMLLHTKDVFLSPTTPLGVKVALALGLLYTVSPYDLIPEWVPVLGVMDDLALAALLIAWANSFKVPK encoded by the coding sequence ATGCAGCAGTGGCCAATGCTCGCCCGGTTGTGGCAGATGCTCCTTCACACAAAAGATGTGTTTCTCTCGCCGACCACCCCCCTGGGGGTGAAGGTCGCGCTCGCTCTTGGCCTGCTCTATACCGTTTCTCCCTACGATCTCATTCCCGAATGGGTGCCGGTGCTCGGCGTCATGGACGATCTGGCCCTGGCCGCCTTGCTGATCGCCTGGGCCAACAGCTTCAAGGTGCCCAAATGA
- the atpG gene encoding ATP synthase F1 subunit gamma, translated as MPGLKDVKNKIAGVKKTAQITKAMNMVASAKLRGAQEKMERFRPYAAKFAEAMRDLSGGMESTDLPLMEVREVKTVEIVVVTSDRGLCGSFNANIIKTADKLRKQYEAEGKNVTFVTVGKKGTQVFKKSGKLRRSFVDIMGSFQMFNAREISQNITEAFLAGESDQVDIVYGKFYSVAVQKPEVEELLPIKPLVAEQDEAQSTVGTGGAYTYEPDPNEIMEVLLPLFLNVQIYHAMLEVGASEHAARMTAMDNATNACKDMITALTRLYNKARQAAVTGELMDIVGGAEALK; from the coding sequence ATGCCTGGATTAAAGGACGTTAAAAATAAAATCGCCGGTGTAAAGAAAACCGCGCAGATTACCAAGGCCATGAACATGGTGGCCTCGGCGAAACTGCGCGGCGCCCAGGAAAAGATGGAGCGCTTTCGACCGTATGCCGCGAAATTCGCCGAAGCCATGCGCGATTTGTCTGGCGGCATGGAGAGCACCGATCTTCCCTTGATGGAGGTCCGTGAGGTAAAGACCGTCGAAATCGTGGTGGTCACTTCCGATCGCGGCCTATGCGGTAGCTTTAATGCCAACATCATTAAAACTGCCGATAAACTCAGAAAACAGTACGAGGCCGAAGGCAAGAACGTCACTTTCGTCACTGTCGGGAAGAAAGGAACCCAGGTATTCAAGAAATCTGGGAAACTGCGTCGGTCGTTTGTCGATATCATGGGCTCCTTCCAGATGTTCAACGCCCGTGAGATTTCTCAGAATATCACTGAGGCCTTCCTTGCCGGCGAAAGCGATCAGGTGGATATCGTTTACGGAAAATTCTATTCGGTTGCAGTCCAGAAACCGGAAGTGGAAGAACTCCTGCCGATCAAGCCCCTCGTCGCCGAGCAAGATGAAGCTCAGTCAACCGTAGGAACGGGCGGTGCCTATACCTACGAACCGGATCCCAACGAGATCATGGAAGTGCTGCTTCCCCTGTTTCTCAATGTACAAATCTACCATGCCATGCTGGAAGTTGGCGCTAGTGAACATGCTGCCCGTATGACAGCCATGGATAACGCCACCAACGCATGTAAAGATATGATCACAGCCCTGACCCGGTTGTACAACAAAGCACGCCAAGCCGCTGTTACCGGCGAATTGATGGATATCGTCGGCGGCGCCGAGGCGCTTAAATGA
- a CDS encoding ATP synthase F0 subunit B, whose translation MRTCITTVVRSVLLAILIGALPPAIAAATETPAAAPHQEVKADTHAAAPAAAGHEVAADTHGAKADAHGDAGHGEAHGGSLSPEKLKDLFWRAVNFLALVVILVKFGAKPIMSGLSGRQQQIREELEDLTARRDEAERAYKDFEVKLAGMEKEMELIVERAIAQAQVEKERILADAEKAAEDIKRQAEAAVQAELEDAKRILREEIAEQAAAMAEELIVKNLTPADQVAITEQYLERVGAVQ comes from the coding sequence ATGAGAACTTGCATCACAACTGTAGTACGGTCGGTGTTGCTGGCGATTTTGATCGGCGCGTTGCCGCCGGCCATCGCCGCCGCCACCGAAACCCCGGCCGCCGCTCCGCATCAGGAGGTGAAAGCCGACACACACGCCGCTGCCCCTGCGGCTGCGGGTCACGAGGTGGCCGCCGATACCCACGGTGCCAAGGCTGATGCCCATGGCGATGCGGGGCATGGAGAGGCGCACGGCGGCTCGTTGTCGCCGGAAAAATTGAAAGATTTGTTTTGGCGGGCGGTCAATTTTCTCGCCCTGGTCGTCATTCTGGTCAAATTCGGCGCCAAGCCGATCATGTCCGGTTTGAGCGGTCGGCAGCAACAGATCCGCGAAGAACTCGAAGATCTCACTGCTCGGCGTGACGAGGCGGAACGAGCCTATAAGGATTTTGAGGTTAAGCTCGCCGGCATGGAAAAGGAAATGGAGCTGATCGTCGAGCGGGCGATCGCCCAGGCACAGGTGGAAAAAGAGCGAATTTTAGCGGATGCCGAAAAGGCCGCTGAAGATATCAAGCGTCAGGCTGAGGCAGCCGTGCAGGCTGAGCTGGAAGATGCCAAGCGTATTCTCCGGGAAGAGATTGCGGAGCAGGCGGCGGCCATGGCTGAAGAGTTGATCGTGAAGAATCTGACCCCTGCGGATCAGGTCGCGATTACTGAACAGTATCTTGAAAGAGTGGGTGCGGTACAGTGA
- a CDS encoding alpha/beta fold hydrolase, with protein sequence MNSQPLAEYPFQPRFFDLDGHRLAYLDEGQGPVVVMVHGNPSWSYLYRNLVSGLRDRYRCIVPDHIGCGFSDKPQSYPYRLRTHIDNLERLLDHLGVERCTLVVHDWGGAIGMGWAGRHPERVAGAVVLNTAAFCSRRIPLRIAVCRWPLIGPLLVRGLNGFAGAAVFMAVRKRLRPEVAKGFLAPYDSWRNRIAVLRFVEDIPMEADHPSWPTLVEVEQSLARLRDMPLMLCWGGRDFCFNDSFYQEWRRRFPQAEAHYFLEAGHYVLEDGLEAISPLIEDFLHRAQEGP encoded by the coding sequence ATGAATTCCCAACCCTTGGCGGAATATCCGTTTCAGCCCCGTTTTTTCGATCTTGATGGCCACCGGCTGGCCTATCTCGACGAGGGCCAGGGGCCGGTCGTGGTCATGGTCCATGGCAACCCTTCCTGGTCCTATCTCTATCGCAATCTGGTGTCCGGCCTGCGCGATCGTTACCGGTGCATCGTGCCCGACCATATCGGCTGCGGCTTCTCCGACAAGCCGCAATCCTACCCCTACCGGCTGCGCACCCATATCGACAACCTCGAGCGGCTGCTCGATCATCTCGGGGTGGAGCGTTGCACCCTGGTGGTCCACGACTGGGGCGGAGCCATCGGCATGGGCTGGGCCGGCCGGCATCCCGAGCGGGTGGCCGGTGCGGTGGTGCTCAACACCGCCGCCTTTTGCTCCCGTCGCATCCCCCTGCGCATCGCTGTTTGCCGCTGGCCGCTGATCGGGCCGCTGCTGGTGCGCGGTCTGAACGGGTTCGCCGGCGCGGCCGTGTTCATGGCCGTGCGCAAGCGGCTGCGGCCTGAGGTGGCCAAGGGGTTTCTCGCCCCCTACGACAGCTGGCGCAACCGGATCGCGGTGCTCCGCTTTGTCGAGGATATCCCCATGGAGGCAGACCATCCCTCCTGGCCGACCCTGGTGGAGGTCGAGCAGTCTTTGGCGCGGCTGCGGGACATGCCGCTCATGCTCTGCTGGGGCGGGCGTGATTTCTGTTTCAACGACAGCTTTTACCAGGAGTGGCGGCGACGCTTTCCCCAGGCCGAGGCGCACTATTTTTTAGAGGCCGGCCACTATGTTCTTGAGGATGGTCTGGAGGCGATCAGCCCTCTGATCGAGGACTTCCTCCACCGCGCCCAGGAGGGGCCATGA
- a CDS encoding fatty acid CoA ligase family protein: MRDCNIASALHQSAATLGEQTALVALDGKQWRQWTFADLGRNSDGYATALYDEGVRQGDRVMLMVRPSMEFVCLTFALFQLGAVVILIDPGMGYKNLLRCIGSVRPDVLIGISKAILFSRLFRAPFGSVRRRLGVGRGMLWGARRLTLPATINSPPRHAAEDNDLAAIIFTTGSTGPPKGVEYTHGIFHTQLQLIRDYYGIGPGDVDQPGFPLFGLFATALGAQAVIPDMDPTRPAQVDPVKFVRTLQAHQVTYSFGSPAIWNVVSRHCLEQGIVLPVRKVLMAGAPVSGELIERMQRILPPDAQIFTPYGATESLPVASIEGREIVDQTWPLTRMGHGACVGRALPGIDVRIIESMDGPIESWSEVRVLPPGTIGEIVVRGPVVTRAYAGNGEETRLAKIADNDTFWHRMGDMGYLDAQGRLWFCGRKAHRVRTAQGMRYTICCEAIFNEHPRVRRSALIGLGPWGEQTPVIVVEPVGPVADEQQLFVELRQLALANPLTANIEHFLVHRSFPVDIRHNAKIFREQLADWACKRVQLPCG; the protein is encoded by the coding sequence ATGAGGGATTGCAATATCGCTTCCGCCCTGCACCAGTCTGCGGCCACCCTGGGAGAGCAAACCGCCCTGGTGGCCCTGGATGGCAAGCAATGGCGCCAATGGACCTTTGCCGATCTGGGGCGCAACAGCGATGGCTACGCCACAGCCCTGTATGACGAAGGGGTACGCCAGGGGGACCGGGTCATGCTGATGGTCCGGCCCTCGATGGAATTCGTCTGCCTGACCTTTGCCCTCTTTCAGTTGGGGGCGGTGGTCATCCTCATCGATCCGGGCATGGGGTATAAAAATTTACTGCGCTGCATCGGCTCGGTCCGGCCGGATGTGCTGATCGGGATCTCGAAGGCGATCCTGTTCAGTCGTCTCTTCCGGGCGCCTTTTGGCTCGGTCCGTCGGCGGCTGGGGGTGGGCAGGGGGATGCTGTGGGGGGCTCGGCGGCTCACGCTACCGGCCACAATCAATTCGCCGCCCCGCCATGCGGCCGAGGACAATGACCTAGCGGCCATCATCTTCACCACCGGCTCCACCGGCCCACCCAAGGGGGTGGAGTATACCCACGGCATCTTCCACACCCAACTGCAACTGATCCGCGATTATTACGGCATCGGTCCCGGCGATGTCGATCAGCCGGGTTTTCCCCTTTTTGGCCTCTTTGCCACTGCCCTCGGCGCCCAAGCGGTCATTCCGGACATGGATCCGACCCGGCCGGCCCAGGTCGATCCGGTCAAGTTCGTCCGCACCTTGCAGGCCCATCAGGTGACCTACTCCTTTGGCTCGCCGGCGATCTGGAACGTGGTCAGCCGCCACTGCCTGGAACAGGGCATCGTCCTGCCGGTACGGAAGGTCTTGATGGCCGGCGCCCCGGTGTCTGGGGAACTAATCGAACGGATGCAACGGATTTTGCCGCCTGATGCCCAGATTTTCACCCCCTACGGCGCCACCGAGAGTCTGCCAGTGGCCTCGATCGAGGGGCGGGAGATTGTCGACCAGACCTGGCCCCTGACCCGTATGGGCCACGGCGCCTGTGTCGGCCGTGCCCTGCCGGGGATCGACGTGCGGATCATCGAATCCATGGACGGCCCCATCGAGTCATGGTCGGAGGTGCGCGTGCTGCCTCCGGGAACCATCGGCGAGATCGTGGTCCGCGGTCCGGTGGTCACCCGGGCCTATGCGGGCAATGGGGAGGAAACGCGGCTGGCCAAGATTGCAGACAACGACACCTTCTGGCACCGCATGGGCGACATGGGCTATCTCGATGCGCAGGGCCGCCTCTGGTTCTGCGGTCGCAAGGCCCACCGGGTGCGCACGGCCCAGGGGATGCGCTACACCATCTGCTGCGAGGCGATCTTCAACGAACATCCCCGGGTGCGCCGCTCGGCCCTGATCGGGCTGGGCCCCTGGGGGGAGCAGACACCGGTCATCGTGGTTGAGCCCGTGGGGCCAGTGGCCGACGAGCAGCAACTCTTTGTTGAACTGCGGCAACTGGCCTTGGCCAATCCCTTGACCGCGAATATCGAGCACTTTCTCGTCCATCGGTCCTTTCCGGTCGATATCCGCCACAACGCCAAAATTTTTCGTGAACAGCTGGCCGATTGGGCGTGCAAACGGGTGCAACTGCCCTGCGGCTGA
- a CDS encoding 3-oxoacyl-ACP synthase III — protein MTLRYTQVCLHDFGYQLPPVELSSAAIEERLQPLYERLKLPAGRLELMTGINTRRLWQPGTRPSAGAAAAGADAMAKAGVDVADLGCLLFTSVSRDMMEPATAAFVHRSLGLPSSCLLFDISNACLGFLDGMIMLANMLELGQVKAGLVVAGETAEGLVESTLAHLLAETGLTRKSIKPLFASLTIGSGAVALVMTRRDYRDTGHYLHGGACWAQTVHNDLCQGGQNAEQGTLMSTDSEQLLEKGIETAAACWQQFHATLGWDKGSIDRFFCHQVGKAHAQLLFETLELDPAKNFETLPLLGNVGSVSAPITMALGIEQGALGAGQRAAILGIGSGINSLMLGIDW, from the coding sequence ATGACTTTGCGTTACACCCAGGTCTGTTTGCACGACTTCGGCTATCAACTGCCGCCGGTGGAGTTGTCTTCGGCGGCGATCGAGGAGCGGCTTCAGCCCCTCTATGAGCGGCTGAAGCTGCCGGCCGGTCGACTGGAGCTGATGACCGGGATCAACACCCGGCGTCTGTGGCAACCCGGCACCCGGCCAAGCGCAGGGGCGGCAGCCGCTGGAGCAGATGCCATGGCCAAGGCCGGGGTGGACGTGGCCGATCTCGGCTGTCTGCTCTTTACCTCGGTGAGCCGCGACATGATGGAGCCGGCCACCGCCGCCTTTGTCCATCGCAGCCTGGGGCTGCCCTCGTCCTGTTTGCTGTTTGACATTTCCAACGCCTGTCTCGGCTTTCTTGACGGCATGATCATGCTGGCCAACATGCTGGAATTGGGACAGGTCAAGGCCGGGTTGGTGGTGGCGGGCGAGACCGCCGAGGGTCTGGTCGAATCCACCCTGGCCCATCTGCTCGCCGAAACCGGACTGACCCGCAAATCGATCAAGCCTCTCTTTGCCTCCCTGACCATCGGCTCGGGGGCCGTGGCCCTGGTGATGACCCGGCGTGACTACCGGGATACCGGCCATTATCTGCACGGCGGCGCCTGCTGGGCCCAGACCGTCCACAACGATCTTTGCCAGGGCGGGCAGAATGCCGAACAGGGCACGCTCATGTCCACCGATTCCGAGCAGCTGCTGGAAAAGGGCATCGAGACCGCGGCCGCCTGCTGGCAGCAGTTTCACGCCACCTTGGGCTGGGACAAGGGTTCCATCGACCGCTTCTTTTGTCATCAGGTCGGCAAGGCCCACGCCCAACTGCTGTTCGAGACCCTGGAACTCGATCCGGCCAAGAATTTCGAGACCCTGCCCCTGTTGGGCAACGTTGGTTCGGTGTCCGCGCCCATTACCATGGCCTTGGGCATCGAGCAGGGCGCCTTGGGTGCCGGACAGCGGGCCGCCATCCTGGGCATCGGCTCGGGCATCAATTCGCTCATGCTGGGCATCGACTGGTAA
- a CDS encoding ATP synthase F0 subunit B, with product MISIDVTLLMHIVNMIVLMFVLNAILYKPVLGILEKRAQKIESLNGDVAQFEQNARQRQAELDAKMREASSKAKKALDGARAQAQTAGAEKLATIRKESDSVKEKQLAELRSQMEAARKELQGNAAGFAQAMAGKILGRSLDA from the coding sequence ATGATTTCGATTGATGTTACACTGTTGATGCACATTGTGAACATGATTGTATTGATGTTCGTCCTCAATGCAATTCTGTACAAGCCCGTGCTGGGAATCCTGGAAAAGCGGGCCCAAAAAATCGAATCCCTGAATGGCGATGTTGCTCAATTCGAGCAGAATGCCCGTCAGCGCCAAGCAGAACTGGACGCAAAAATGCGGGAGGCGAGCAGCAAGGCCAAGAAAGCCTTGGATGGCGCCCGCGCCCAGGCTCAAACAGCCGGTGCCGAGAAATTGGCGACGATCCGCAAGGAATCCGATAGCGTGAAGGAAAAACAACTGGCCGAGCTTCGGTCGCAGATGGAGGCCGCCAGAAAAGAGCTTCAAGGAAATGCCGCGGGTTTCGCCCAGGCAATGGCAGGAAAGATACTTGGAAGGAGTCTGGACGCATGA
- the atpA gene encoding F0F1 ATP synthase subunit alpha, with the protein MQIKAEEISQIIKDQIAGYKADIDLKETGTVLSVGDGIARVYGVENCQAMELLEFPGGIFGLALNLEADNVGCAILGDVRDIKEGDIVKRTGRIAEVPVGPEMEGRVVDGIGQPIDGKGPISASETRKIEVLAPGVIARKSVHEPCYTGAKAVDAMTPVGRGQRELVIGDRQIGKTALCVDAIIAQKNTDVHCIYVAIGQKKSTVALVVEALRKHGAMEYTTVVAACASDPAPMQYVSAFAGCAMGEYFRDKGQHALIIYDDLSKQAVAYRELSLLLRRPPGREAYPGDIFFNHSRLLERASKVSDALGAGSLTALPIIETQAGDVSAFIPTNVISITDGQVYLEPNLFFAGVRPAINVGLSVSRVGGAAQVKAMKQVAGTLRLDLAQYRELAAFASFGSDLDAATQAQLTRGERLVEILKQPQYQPLPMEKQVTIIFAGTKGFLDKFPVNVLADYEKELYSYIETNEPSIFNELREKQVISPELEEKMKKTLATFGETFKATKGLN; encoded by the coding sequence ATGCAGATCAAAGCCGAAGAAATCAGCCAGATTATAAAAGATCAGATTGCTGGCTATAAAGCAGATATCGACTTGAAGGAAACCGGAACCGTGTTGTCTGTCGGTGACGGTATTGCCCGCGTCTATGGTGTTGAAAATTGTCAGGCCATGGAGTTGCTCGAGTTCCCCGGCGGAATTTTTGGCTTGGCACTGAACCTTGAGGCCGACAATGTTGGTTGCGCCATCCTTGGTGATGTTCGCGACATTAAAGAAGGCGATATCGTCAAACGGACAGGGCGCATCGCCGAGGTGCCGGTTGGTCCGGAAATGGAAGGCCGTGTTGTGGACGGTATTGGGCAGCCGATCGATGGCAAGGGTCCGATCAGCGCCTCAGAAACCCGCAAGATCGAAGTCCTCGCCCCTGGTGTTATCGCGCGGAAGAGCGTGCACGAGCCATGCTACACCGGCGCCAAGGCGGTCGACGCCATGACCCCGGTTGGTCGCGGTCAGCGCGAGCTGGTCATCGGTGACCGTCAGATCGGCAAGACCGCGCTGTGTGTCGACGCGATCATCGCCCAAAAGAACACGGATGTGCATTGTATCTACGTTGCCATCGGTCAGAAAAAATCCACTGTGGCCCTGGTTGTCGAGGCCCTGCGTAAGCACGGTGCCATGGAGTACACCACCGTAGTCGCCGCCTGCGCCTCCGACCCCGCGCCGATGCAGTATGTCTCCGCCTTTGCCGGCTGCGCCATGGGTGAATACTTCCGCGATAAAGGACAGCACGCCCTGATCATCTACGATGATCTTTCCAAACAGGCTGTCGCTTACCGCGAACTCTCCCTGCTGCTCCGTCGTCCTCCGGGACGTGAGGCCTATCCGGGCGACATTTTCTTCAACCACTCCCGTCTGCTGGAGCGCGCCTCCAAGGTGAGCGATGCCCTCGGCGCCGGCTCCCTGACCGCTCTGCCGATCATCGAGACCCAGGCCGGTGACGTTTCCGCCTTCATCCCGACCAACGTTATCTCCATCACCGACGGTCAGGTCTATCTGGAACCGAACCTGTTCTTCGCCGGCGTCCGCCCGGCGATCAACGTCGGTCTGTCGGTTTCCCGCGTTGGTGGTGCCGCTCAGGTCAAGGCCATGAAGCAGGTCGCCGGTACCCTGCGGCTTGACTTGGCCCAGTATCGCGAGCTGGCCGCTTTCGCCAGCTTCGGTTCCGATCTCGATGCCGCCACCCAGGCTCAGCTGACCCGCGGTGAACGTTTGGTTGAAATCCTCAAGCAGCCGCAATACCAGCCGTTGCCCATGGAAAAGCAGGTCACCATTATCTTTGCGGGGACCAAAGGCTTCCTGGACAAATTCCCGGTCAACGTCTTGGCTGACTATGAGAAGGAACTGTATAGCTATATTGAGACCAACGAACCTTCAATCTTCAACGAACTCCGCGAAAAGCAGGTGATTTCTCCTGAGTTGGAAGAGAAGATGAAAAAGACACTGGCAACCTTTGGTGAGACCTTCAAGGCAACAAAGGGCCTGAACTGA
- a CDS encoding enoyl-ACP reductase FabI — translation MDFLQLAGKTIVVFGLANKKSVACAIGRVLVEAGATVVHVVRSGQRAEAAAKLFPTSPVFCCDVEDEANIVRVRDEIAGHISEPIDGIVHSIAFANYSEGMRPFHQTPKRDFLQAMDISCFSFISIANHFKELLARQASLVTISISTTRMAAENYGYMAPVKAALESSLCFLAKSFSAFSEVRFNAVCPGLLKTSASAGIPGYIDSYLFAEQATLRKRAVQTDEAANVAAFLLSPRSSGMTGQCLVVDAGMGMNYFDAAIVARAMG, via the coding sequence GTGGATTTTTTGCAGCTTGCGGGCAAAACGATTGTGGTCTTTGGCCTGGCCAACAAGAAATCGGTGGCCTGCGCCATCGGCCGGGTGCTGGTCGAGGCCGGGGCAACAGTGGTCCATGTGGTGCGCAGCGGGCAGCGGGCGGAAGCAGCGGCCAAGCTCTTCCCCACCAGCCCGGTGTTCTGCTGCGATGTCGAAGACGAGGCCAACATCGTCCGGGTCCGCGACGAGATCGCCGGCCACATCAGCGAACCCATCGACGGCATCGTCCACTCCATCGCCTTTGCCAACTACAGTGAGGGCATGCGGCCCTTCCATCAGACGCCGAAGCGCGATTTCCTCCAGGCCATGGATATCTCCTGCTTCTCGTTCATCAGCATCGCCAACCATTTCAAGGAACTGCTGGCCCGGCAGGCCTCGCTGGTGACCATTTCCATCTCCACCACCCGCATGGCGGCGGAGAATTACGGCTACATGGCCCCGGTCAAGGCGGCGCTCGAATCGTCGCTCTGCTTCCTGGCCAAAAGCTTTTCCGCCTTCTCCGAGGTCCGCTTCAACGCCGTCTGCCCCGGCCTGCTCAAGACCTCGGCCTCGGCCGGCATTCCTGGCTACATCGACAGCTATCTCTTTGCCGAACAGGCCACCCTGCGCAAGCGGGCAGTGCAGACCGACGAGGCCGCCAATGTGGCCGCCTTTCTCCTCTCGCCTCGGTCCTCGGGCATGACCGGCCAGTGCCTGGTGGTCGACGCTGGCATGGGCATGAACTACTTTGATGCCGCCATCGTCGCCAGGGCGATGGGTTGA
- a CDS encoding 3-hydroxyacyl-ACP dehydratase FabZ family protein, with protein sequence MIDPFILERIPHRPPFLWLDRVVAISGDTIRAEKKVDEDLDVFRGHYPDYPLMPGVLLCEAVFQAGALLIGERMRGAAEEGDGVPVLTRILGAKFKREVRPGDTLEISASLVERMGPAWIMKGAVKVGGKTAVQVEFACARKGG encoded by the coding sequence ATGATTGATCCCTTCATTCTCGAACGCATTCCCCACCGGCCGCCCTTTCTCTGGCTGGACCGGGTGGTGGCGATCAGCGGCGACACCATTCGCGCCGAGAAAAAGGTGGACGAAGATCTGGATGTCTTTCGCGGCCATTATCCCGACTATCCGCTCATGCCCGGTGTGCTGCTCTGCGAGGCGGTCTTTCAGGCTGGGGCCCTGCTGATCGGTGAACGGATGCGCGGCGCGGCGGAAGAGGGCGACGGCGTGCCGGTGCTGACCCGCATCCTCGGCGCCAAATTCAAACGCGAGGTTCGGCCCGGCGATACCCTGGAGATTAGCGCCTCCCTAGTCGAGCGGATGGGGCCGGCCTGGATCATGAAAGGTGCGGTCAAGGTGGGCGGCAAAACTGCGGTGCAGGTGGAGTTCGCCTGCGCGCGCAAGGGGGGCTGA
- a CDS encoding NAD-dependent epimerase/dehydratase family protein: protein MNRVLVTGGGGFIGKALVRELVSRGVEVTVVGRNPYPELTALGVRCLQGDIRDRRFLEQVTVGQDTVFHVAAKAGIWGPRQEYVAINVTGTKNVIAACRKNGVPKLVYTSTPSVVFDRQSLEGVDESIPYARRPLCHYAASKIVAEQAVLRANGDELRTIALRPHLVWGPGDQHLIPRLLARGRAGQLKIVGSGRNRVDIAYIDNVIHAHLLASENLHASGSGAGQAFFIGQDEPVELWSWINDLFNRLQIPPVTQRLSFNLAYVAGALLESAHAVFGKEEEPRMTRFLAHQLAHSHWFSHRKARELLGYRQQVTTDEGMERLVGWVGDSAGTVP from the coding sequence ATGAACAGGGTGTTGGTCACCGGCGGAGGCGGTTTTATCGGCAAGGCCCTGGTGCGAGAGCTGGTCAGCCGGGGCGTCGAGGTCACGGTGGTGGGCCGCAACCCCTACCCGGAACTCACGGCCCTGGGAGTACGCTGCTTGCAGGGCGACATTCGTGATCGCCGCTTTTTGGAGCAGGTCACGGTTGGCCAGGACACCGTCTTTCATGTCGCCGCCAAGGCCGGTATCTGGGGCCCACGTCAGGAATACGTTGCCATTAACGTCACCGGCACCAAGAACGTCATCGCTGCCTGCCGAAAAAACGGCGTGCCTAAGCTGGTCTACACCTCGACCCCTTCGGTGGTCTTCGACCGGCAGAGTCTTGAAGGGGTCGACGAAAGCATCCCCTATGCCCGCCGACCGTTATGCCACTACGCGGCCTCCAAGATCGTGGCCGAGCAGGCGGTTCTGCGGGCCAACGGCGATGAATTGCGGACCATTGCCCTCCGGCCGCATCTGGTTTGGGGCCCGGGTGACCAGCATCTCATTCCTCGACTGCTGGCGCGTGGCAGGGCCGGACAGTTGAAAATCGTCGGCTCGGGCCGTAATCGTGTCGATATCGCCTATATCGACAATGTGATCCATGCCCATCTCCTGGCGTCGGAGAATCTCCACGCTAGCGGCAGCGGTGCCGGGCAGGCGTTTTTCATCGGCCAGGATGAACCGGTCGAGCTCTGGTCGTGGATCAACGATTTGTTCAATCGGTTGCAAATCCCGCCGGTCACCCAGCGGTTGTCGTTCAACCTTGCCTATGTGGCGGGAGCACTGTTGGAGAGTGCGCATGCCGTGTTCGGCAAGGAGGAAGAACCGCGAATGACTCGTTTTCTCGCCCATCAGCTGGCACACTCCCATTGGTTCAGTCATCGCAAGGCAAGAGAGCTGCTCGGCTACCGTCAACAGGTGACCACCGATGAGGGGATGGAGCGGTTGGTGGGATGGGTGGGCGACTCGGCAGGCACGGTTCCCTGA
- a CDS encoding F0F1 ATP synthase subunit delta, whose amino-acid sequence MRQTILARRYAKALFSLGKEQGKTGEYSEMLNAIAGLYGEGETGVGDALNNPLYPLDVRQKVMAKIAESVQADAIMTSFLNLLVEKKRADILPDIAMEMQVMVDKDQNISHGSIISAIELDQTLLDKIQATLEKLTGNKVILETQVDPSIIGGIIAKVGDLVLDGSIKTQLNGLKESIKGRE is encoded by the coding sequence GTGAGACAGACAATACTAGCTCGTCGATATGCAAAAGCGCTCTTTTCCTTGGGAAAGGAGCAGGGAAAAACCGGCGAATACAGTGAGATGCTCAATGCCATCGCCGGCTTGTACGGTGAAGGAGAAACCGGCGTGGGCGATGCTCTGAACAACCCGCTGTATCCGCTGGATGTTCGGCAGAAAGTCATGGCCAAGATCGCGGAATCCGTTCAGGCAGACGCGATCATGACCAGCTTTTTGAATCTGCTGGTTGAAAAGAAGCGTGCCGATATCTTGCCCGACATCGCCATGGAAATGCAGGTGATGGTGGACAAGGATCAGAATATCAGCCATGGATCCATCATTTCCGCCATTGAACTTGACCAGACCTTGCTGGACAAGATTCAGGCAACATTGGAAAAACTGACAGGAAATAAGGTTATACTTGAAACCCAGGTCGATCCGTCCATTATAGGCGGGATTATAGCCAAGGTTGGTGACTTGGTGCTGGACGGAAGTATAAAGACACAACTGAATGGATTAAAGGAATCTATCAAGGGGAGAGAATAA